The Bacillus sp. FJAT-27916 genomic interval CCTCTTCTACATCACGCGGATAAATATTGTATCCGCTCGCTATGATCAAATCCTTCTTCCGGTCAACGATAGACAAATAGCCATCCTCATCCACCTTGGCAATATCTCCCGTATAGAGCCAGCCGTCCCTAAGGGTGGCACTTGTCTCCTCTGGCATGTTCCAATATCCCTTCATTACCTGCGGGCCTTTCACAATCAGTTCACCGAGCTCCCCGCTCGGCACCTCCTGCTCACCGGTCGCAAGGTCAACAATCTTATACTCAGTGGATGGGAAACCAATACCGACGGTACCCGGCTTTCGTACTGCGAAGGATGGATTGCAGTGTGTCACTGGAGCAGCCTCTGAAAGCCCATAGCCTTCAAGCACGTTTGAGCCTGTCTTGTCCTCAAAGTTTCTCATCAGCTCCACCGGCATCGGGGCACTGCCGCTATTGCATAATTTAATGCTGTCAATGCCATATTCCTGTGCTTTTGGATGTGCATTAATGGCAACATACATCGTCGGTACACCCGGAAATATAGTCGGCTTCTCCTGTTTAATTGTCTGGAGAACCTCCTCAAGATTGAAGCGCGGCAGCAAGATGTTCTCCCCTGCCATTTGAATGCAGGCGTTCATGCAGGCTGTCATGCCAAATACATGGAATAGAGGGATGACCGTTAAATAGCGTTCATTGCCATGCTGAATGGAAGTCTTAAAGAATTCCTTTGTTTGATAAATATTGGCCACCAAATTGCGGTGGGTCAGCATTGCCCCTTTAGAGCGGCCAGTTGTCCCTCCTGTATATTGCAATACCGCGATATCCTCCTCGGGCACGATTGTTACAGGCTTAGGAGGTTCTGTGCCAATAGCCATGAATTCCTCAAAAGTCCGGTCATCGAATTTTGCCCCAGACGGCTGCAAACTGACAACGATGACCGTTTTTAGATTTGTATTCTCTTGAATACTTTTGACTGCTTCATAGAAGGCATCCAGTACAATAATCGTTTCTGCTCCCGAATCATCAAGTATATGTTTAAGCTCACGTGCAACAAGCATCGGATTGACCTGGGTGACAATTCCGCCGGCAATCAGTGCCCCGTAATAGCCAACTACATACTGCGGACAGTTTGGAAGCATAATAGCCACCCGGTCTCCCTTTTTGACCCCGCTTTTTTGCAGGGCTGAAGCAAACCCGTGCGCCATTTGTGATAAAGCCTGATACTTGATTTTTCTGCCAAAAAACGAAATGGCGTTGTTGTTTGGGGACTTTTCTGCAGTTTCTTGGAGGATTTCCGGAAGTGACTGATTAGGAATGCTGATTTCTGTTGAGATATTTTCGGGATAATGCTTATACCATGGTTTTTGTTCCATTTTTTCATCTCCCACTCTTCATAGTTTTAAATCATGGCACTCTTTCCGCCATCCACAACAATGATCTGGCCTGTTACATATCTAGCAGCCTCTGAAGCTAAGAATAAAGCGACTCCCTTCAAATCCTCCTCTCCTCCAAGACGTCCAAGCGGTGTCATATATTCGAGGGTGTCCTTGCCGCGCTCAATCAAGACCTTAGACATCTTCGTCGGGAAGAATCCAGGTGCAATGGCATTAACATTGATTTGATGTCTTCCCCATTTAACAGCGAGGTCCTTCGTGAGCGTGATAATGGCTCCCTTGCTTGCGTTATAGCCGACTGTATCCATCATGTCTGGATGTGTTCCGCCAAGACCGGCAACAGAGGCGATATTGACGATTTTCCCGCCGCCTTGCTCTGCCATCACCTTTCCAACTGCCTGGGACATAAGGAATGTACCAGTTAGATTCACATTGATTACCTTATTCCATGCATCAAGCGGCATTTCAAATGAAGGGGCACCCCATGAGGCCCCGCTATTATTAACAAGAATGTCAATCCTGCCGAAACGGCTGATTGTTTCATCCACGACCCTTTGAATATCATCAGGATTGGATACATCACATTGAATGGCCAGTGTCTTCACGCCTAATGTTTCCAGCTCGCCCGCTGTCTCCTCACATGCCTCCACCTTCCGGGAGCAAAGGACAATATTGGCCCCTGCTTCTGCATAGCCTTTGGCAATCTGCTCACCGAGACCTCGCCCACCGCCTGTAATGATTGCTGTCTTTCCGTTTAGATTAAACATCTCCAAGATACTCATCGTCTAATTCCAGCCTCCTCCTTGTACTTCTTCAATTCAAGCCTTGCAAGCTGGGCTCGATGCACCTCATCCGGTCCATCCGCCAAGCGCAATGTCCGTGCGTTCGCCCATTGAG includes:
- a CDS encoding SDR family oxidoreductase; its protein translation is MSILEMFNLNGKTAIITGGGRGLGEQIAKGYAEAGANIVLCSRKVEACEETAGELETLGVKTLAIQCDVSNPDDIQRVVDETISRFGRIDILVNNSGASWGAPSFEMPLDAWNKVINVNLTGTFLMSQAVGKVMAEQGGGKIVNIASVAGLGGTHPDMMDTVGYNASKGAIITLTKDLAVKWGRHQINVNAIAPGFFPTKMSKVLIERGKDTLEYMTPLGRLGGEEDLKGVALFLASEAARYVTGQIIVVDGGKSAMI
- a CDS encoding long-chain-fatty-acid--CoA ligase is translated as MEQKPWYKHYPENISTEISIPNQSLPEILQETAEKSPNNNAISFFGRKIKYQALSQMAHGFASALQKSGVKKGDRVAIMLPNCPQYVVGYYGALIAGGIVTQVNPMLVARELKHILDDSGAETIIVLDAFYEAVKSIQENTNLKTVIVVSLQPSGAKFDDRTFEEFMAIGTEPPKPVTIVPEEDIAVLQYTGGTTGRSKGAMLTHRNLVANIYQTKEFFKTSIQHGNERYLTVIPLFHVFGMTACMNACIQMAGENILLPRFNLEEVLQTIKQEKPTIFPGVPTMYVAINAHPKAQEYGIDSIKLCNSGSAPMPVELMRNFEDKTGSNVLEGYGLSEAAPVTHCNPSFAVRKPGTVGIGFPSTEYKIVDLATGEQEVPSGELGELIVKGPQVMKGYWNMPEETSATLRDGWLYTGDIAKVDEDGYLSIVDRKKDLIIASGYNIYPRDVEEVLYEHPAVQEAVVIGVPDEYRGETVKAILVLKDGQTVDEAEIIEYCKQNMAAYRVPTMVDFREELPKTNVGKILRRALREEVHTKS